In Leptolyngbya sp. NIES-2104, the genomic window TCAGAACAAACGTCGGATAAGCCCGAACTGCATACGATTGCCAAACTTTGAAATCTCGATCGACTAAAACCGGGTGCTCAATCTCATATCGAAGAATTGCTTGGCGAATATTGTCGATCGCGTTCTCATTCTCGAATTTTGCTGAGTGGATGCTGAGGATGGTTAAGCGATCGCCATTTTTTTGCTCTAAATACTTCAAATCGGGCAGGCTATGAATGCAATTAATGCAGCCATAAGTCCAAAAATCGAGCAAAACAATTCGCCCTCTGAACTCTTTGAGAGACAGAGGACGATTCACATTCAACCAAGCTAAATCATTTGGAAACTCTGGAGCGCGAACCATGAGAGCTTGCTATTGGGCACTCTCCGAGGATAACGCAGGCTCCGGAGTAGTCACAGGTTGAGAAATGCGCGGCTTCAGTGGCATTCCTAATCGGCGTTCAAGCTCAGTTTGCGGCTCAAAGTCAGAGGGTGCAGGTTCCTCAACGATGGGAGGCTTTTCTTCCCGAATTGGAGATTCGCTCGGTGCGATTTCTACTGGTGTTTCGATCGCTGGGGTCGAATCAGGAGGCACGATCGACGGTTTCGATTCGGGGCGTTTCAACCGATCGAAAATACTCGACTTCGGTGTTTCCTTAATCTCTGGAGCAGGCTTAACTTCAACAGGTTCAACTTCAACGGGTGCGGGAGCTTCCGGAGCCGCTAAATCATCAGGAATTGGCGTTGGGGAAGGAAGAACAACGGGCGCTTTTGATTCAGGACGTTTAAAGCGCTCAAAAATATTCGGCTTCGGTGCTTCTTCCACTTCTGGAGCGGTTTGAATCGGTTCCGGTGCTTTCTCTTCTTCAGGTTCCGCAATAGAAGGCTCAACGGACGGCTCTTCCTCCACGACAGGTGGCACCACAGGCGCAACGTTCGGACGCTTAAATCGATTAAAGAATCCCCCTGGTGCTTGAACCGCTGGAGCGACAGGCACAACGGGTGTAATCACTTCAGGCTGTTTCGGCTCTTCTGTTGGTTCTTCAATGATTTCAGGTTCAGGACTCGGCTCGATGACAGGCGGAGACGAACGTTTGAATCGATCGAAGAATCCCCCTTTCGGTTTTTCTACCGGAGCTTCTGGCTCAGGCGCGATCGTCGTTGGAGCTTCGATCTCTTTCTCCGGTTCAGGCGATGCTTCTGGAGTCGGCTTGGGTTCAGAATGCTTAAATCGATTGAAGAAACCACCCGGAGCTTTTGGAGCCTCAACAGGTTTCGGAGCTTCTTCAACGGGTTTCGGAGTTTCTTTCGCTTCCGGCTTTTCTTCTACAAGTGGCGCAACTAGAACGGGAGTCGGTTCGGGAGTCGGCGCGACGGGTTCGGGGGCTGGCTTGTAGTTTGGCTCAACGATCGACACCGCCTGATCAAACGAAATCTCACCCCGGACAAGTTTCGACAACGTATCCTGTCCGTTCGGCTCGTAATTGAAAACTCTCGCGGTGTTGTTGTAAACGTTTGGAACCGAATTCCCTTTCTCGTCAATGTATTCGAGTTGAACCCAATTCTTACCCGGTTTGAAGCCTTTTAGATAAATGGGCTGCCATCGATCGACGGTAAAACTATCACCATTCACCGTTACTTTCACGCGCCAATCCGCGACATCATCCTTATCGTCTTCCTGAGCAACAATGTGCAACGGTGCATTGGTCAAATAGAAATCTAATAGAACTGGCTCCGCTCCATACGTTGCTTGTGGACGGCTATAGGTTAGTAGCGGCAGTTTTGGATCAGGATTATTGTTAGGCGTTTTTGTAAATACGTGGAATGTCACTTGAGCGAACGCCCCATCATTCTTAAAGCTTTCGTGCCAAGGACGACCCGCAAGCGCTCGAATTGTATGAGTTCCCGCTGCTAAATCTTTGAATACGACAGGCTGACTGACATCGTAAACCGCTTGATACGGCTGATCATCTAGAAATACATGAAGATGAGGACCCAAGCCTAATTTCTGATCTTTATATAAAGGTAGATCTTTAACGTTGAACTTGACCGAAACGGTATTATCGTCCAGCACTTCATTGGATCGAGGAGAAACGATCGATACCTGCGGCTGATACTTATCCAATAGTGGCTTTAATTGCTGAATCACCTCTGGCGGCGAGGCTTCCGAGATCTTCCCTGCTTTTTTCGGGGCTGCCCAACCGGGAGCAACCGCACTCAGATTAAGTAGCATTGCCAAGACTAATGAGACTGAAAGAGTTCTAGCCGTCCCGCGCCAGCGCATGATCCCAAACACTAGATATTTCTCCCCATCAAACACGCTTTCCCTTCGGCACTATAGCGGAAAATTCAGGACACAAGAGCGCGATCGCAATAAATCCCCGCACTTCCCCTGCTACAGTTGCCTATGTACTGTCTCATAGTATGAGAGATGAGTAATCCTGTTCCAGTTTCAACCCTCTTTATTGGACTCAATGGACTCATTGCTTTCGCGCTGTCTTGCATCGTCGTAATGGAAAGGACAAGCACGAGAGTTTGGCATGGAGAAACGCGATCGGATATTTCAAACCAGCCGAACTACCTTGAAAAACCTGGAAAATGGGCAGCCTTTATCGAAACGTATACGCAAAAAAGCGTCTCAACTAAAGATAAAGATGACGGTTTACTCCAGCGAAAAGTCAGAGCCTTCGGAAACTTCATTGAATATACGCCTCTAGCACTGCTGTTCATCTTGACGCTTGAATTGGCGGACTCGCAACGTTGGCTACTTTGGCTGCTCGGTGGGACGTTGACGCTCGGTCGAATCGCTCATGCTTGGGGTTTGATCAAAACTTATGGACCCTCTCCGGGTCGTGCGATCGGCTTCTTCTTAACGTGGTTTGTGTATCTCGTTGGTGCGGGTGCTTGCGTCTATTACGGAATCCTTGAAATCTTCTAAATCAGTGATTTCTGTAAAAATGGGGCGAGCGACGGCTCGATCGCTCCCCCTCAGCCACTTCTGCAACGATTTATTAACAATAAGATCAAAAAATATCAATCATACCCAATCGATTGAATAGTAATTTCCAATCCTTGAGCAATGTAAAGTTAATCAACAACCTCTTGACTTTTTATTCCTCTATGAACGCTGTAATCCAAGCAGAGTCAAGAAATCCTGAACTTTGAATTATTGTAAATAACCTTCAAAAACGTTTTCATGAAAGACCTATAATGACCCATTGAGAACCCACGAAGGCAACATCCCAAAACACGGGAGCCAAGCTGGACGCTCAGACCAAGCCCGACCGTTACACACCCACTAGGTCTAATACCTCAGTCATACCGTGTAGCTAGGACTTAACAGAAGGGTTTGAGACCAGTCGCCGGATAGGGGGAATACCTCGTTCCTTGTCTAGAGAGAGGAGAGTCTCAATGACAATTAGCCCACCGGAGCGCGAGGCGAAGGCACGGGTCGTCGTTGATAAAGATCCCGTTCCTACTTCCTTTGAGAAGTGGGGGCAGCCGGGACACTTCGATCGAACCCTGTCGAAAGGACCCAAAACCACCACCTGGATTTGGAACCTTCACGCCAACGCTCACGATTTCGATAGCCATACAAGCGACTTAGAAGACGTTTCTCGCAAAATTTTTAGCGCACACTTCGGTCACTTAGCCGTTGTGTTCATTTGGTTGAGTGGAATGTACTTCCACGGCGCTAAGTTTTCAAACTACGAAGCGTGGCTCGCCAACCCCACTGGAATTAAACCCAGTGCTCAGGTTGTTTGGCCTATCTTCGGACAAGAAATCCTTAACGCGGATGTCGGCGGCGGCTTCCACGGAATTCAAATCACTTCTGGATTCTTCCAACTGTGGAGAGCGGCTGGCTTCACAAACAGCTTCCAGCTTTATGTCACCGCGATCGGCGGCTTAGTCATGGCTGGCTTGATGCTGTTTGCGGGCTGGTTCCACTACCACAAGCGCGCTCCCAAACTGGAATGGTTCCAGAACGTGGAGTCGATGCTGAATCACCACCTTTCCGGCTTGTTCGGACTCGGTTCGCTGTCGTGGGCTGGACACCAGATCCACGTCGCACTGCCGATTAACGAACTCCTGGATCGCGGTGTCCCTGCGGACAAGATTCCTCTGCCTCACGAGTTCATCCTGAACCCCCAATTGATGGCAGACATCTATCCCAGCTTCGCAAAAGGTCTTATTCCTTTCTTTACCCTCAACTGGGGCGAATATGCTGACTTCCTCACCTTTAAAGGTGGATTAAACCCGGTCACGGGCGGACTCTGGCTGACCGATACCGCGCATCACCACTTGGCGATCGCTGTGTTGTTCCTCATCGCCGGACACATGTACCGCACCAACTGGGGTATCGGTCACAACATCAAGGAAATCCTTGAGGCGCATAAAGGACCGTTCACCGGAGAAGGTCACAAGGGGCTGTACGAAAACCTGACCACTTCTTGGCACGCTCAACTCGCGATCAACTTAGCAATGGTTGGTTCGTTGAGCATCATCGTGGCGCAGCACATGTACGCGATGCCTCCTTATCCCTACTTGGCAACCGACTACGCAACGCAGTTGTCAATCTTCACGCACCACATGTGGATCGGTGGATTCTTCATCGTCGGTGGTGCGGCTCACGCAGCAATCTTTATGGTGCGCGACTACGATCCGGTTGCGAATCAAAACAACAACCTCGATCGCGTTCTGCGTCACCGGGATGCCATCATTTCCCACTTGAACTGGGTTTGTATCTTCTTGGGCTTCCATAGCTTCGGTCTGTACGTGCACAACGACACGATGCGCGCTTTGGGTCGTCCTCAAGATATGTTCTCGGATACCGCAATTCAACTTCAGCCCGTGTTCGCGCAGTGGATTCAAAACCTCCACACGCTGGCTCCGGGTGGAACCGCTCCGAACGCATTGGCTCCGGCTAGTTACGCTTTCGGTGGTGGAACGATCGCAGTCGGTGGCAAAGTTGCCATGATGCCGATCGCCTTGGGTACGGCGGACTTTATGGTTCACCATATTCATGCCTTCACGATTCACGTCACAGTCCTCATCTTGCTTAAAGGTGTGCTGTTTGCACGTAGCTCACGCTTGATTCCTGATAAAGCTAACCTTGGTTTCCGCTTCCCGTGCGATGGTCCGGGTCGTGGCGGTACTTGCCAAGTGTCTGGATGGGATCACGTGTTCCTCGGTCTGTTCTGGATGTACAACTCCTTATCGATCGCGATCTTCCACTTCTCGTGGAAAATGCAGTCGGATGTCTGGGGTACGGTTGCACCGGATGGAACGGTTGATCACGTCACGGGCGGTAACTTCGCTCAAAGTGCGATTACCATTAACGGCTGGTTGCGCGACTTCTTGTGGGCACAAGCGGCACAGGTGATTGGATCTTACGGTTCGGCACTGTCTGCTTACGGACTTCTGTTCCTGGGCGCTCACTTTGTTTGGGCATTCAGCTTGATGTTCCTGTTTAGCGGACGTGGCTACTGGCAAGAACTGATCGAATCGATCGTTTGGGCACACAACAAGCTGAAAGTTGCACCTGCAATTCAGCCGCGTGCATTAAGCATCATTCAAGGACGTGCTGTGGGCGTTGCTCACTACCTATTAGGTGGAATCGTCACAACATGGGCATTCTTCCTAGCTCGATCAATTTCAATCGGATGAGCGAGGATTAACAAACAGCTATGGCAACTAAGTTCCCAAAATTTAGTCAAGACCTTGCCCAAGATCCCACAACTCGTCGGATTTGGTACGGAATTGCCACCGCTCACGACTTTGAGAGCCACGACGGAATGACGGAAGAGAAGCTTTACCAAAAGCTTTTCGCCACCCACTTCGGTCACTTGGCAATCATCTTCTTGTGGACATCTGGTAATCTGTTCCACGTTGCTTGGCAAGGCAACTTCGAGCAATGGATCAAAGATCCGCTCAACATTCGCCCGATCGCTCACGCGATTTGGGACCCTCAGTTCGGTAAGCCTGCCGTGGAAGCCTTTACCCAAGGCGGCGCGAACTATCCTGTCAACATTACCTACTCTGGTCTGTATCACTGGTGGTACACGATCGGCATGAGAACGAACGGCGACCTGTATCAAGGTTCGATCTTCTTGCTGATTCTGTCGGCAGTCCTCCTGTTCGCAGGTTGGTTGCACCTCCAGCCGAAATTCCGTCCGAGTTTGGCTTGGTTCAAGAACGCTGAATCGCGCCTGAACCACCACTTGGCTGGATTGTTCGGAGTCAGTTCGCTGGCTTGGGCAGGTCACTTGATTCACGTTGCGATTCCCGAATCTCGCGGACAGCATGTGGGCTGGGATAACTTCCTGACCACGATGCCGCACCCGGCAGGGTTGGGACCGTTCTTCTCTGGTAACTGGAGCGCGTATTCCGAAAATCCGGATACCGCAAACCATATCTTCGGAACGGCGCAAGGATCGGGTTCTGCGATCTTGACTTTCCTCGGTGGATTCCATCCGCAAACAGAATCGCTGTGGTTGACCGACATGGCTCATCACCACTTAGCGATCGCGGTAATCTTCATCGTGGCGGGTCATATGTACCGCACCAACTTTGGAATCGGTCACAGCATTCGGGACATTCTGAACGCACACAAGCCGCCTGCGGGTGGTTTGGGTGACGGTCACACCGGATTGTATGACACCGTAAACAACTCGCTGCACTTCCAATTGGGTCTTGCCCTGGGTGCTTTGGGAACGGTGACTTCTCTGGTGGCACAACACATGTACTCGATGCCGCCTTATGCGTTCATGGCGAAGGACTTCACCACTCAAGCAGCACTGTACACTCATCACCAGTACATTGCAGGCTTCCTGATGGTTGGAGCATTTGCACACGGCGCGATCTTCTGGGTTCGTGATTACGACCCAGACCAAAACAAAAACAACGTGCTTGCACGAATCTTGGGACACAAGGAAGCCATCATCTCGCACTTAAGCTGGGTGTCGCTCTTCTTGGGCTTCCATACTCTCGGTCTGTACGTCCACAACGATGTCGTCGTTGCGTTCGGTACTCCTGAGAAACAAATCCTGATCGAGCCTGTGTTCGCACAGTTCGTTCAAGCTGCTCACGGTAAGGCACTGTACGGTTTCAATACCTTACTGTCGAACGCTGACAGCATCGCGTCTAACTCTGGTGCAGCTTATCTGCCCGGTTGGTTGGATGGAATCAATAGCGGCGTGAACTCGCTGTTCTTGACGATCGGACCTGGTGACTTCTTAGTTCACCATGCGATCGCGCTCGGTCTGCACACCACCACCTTGGTCTTGGTCAAGGGCGCGTTGGATGCTCGTGGATCGAAACTGATGCCTGATAAGAAAGACTTCGGATATGCCTTCCCTTGTGATGGTCCGGGTCGTGGTGGTACTTGCGATATCTCCGCATGGGACTCCTTCTATCTGGCGATGTTCTGGATGTTGAATACGATCGGTTGGGTTACGTTCTACTGGCACTGGAAACATCTGTCGATCTGGTCTGGTAACGTGGCTCAGTTTAACGAAAGCTCGACCTATCTGATGGGTTGGCTGCGTGACTACCTCTGGCAGTATTCGGCTCCGCTGATCAACGGCTACAACCCGTATGGCATGAATAACCTGGCGGTTTGGGCTTGGATGTTCCTCTTCGGGCACCTGGTCTGGGCGACTGGATTTATGTTCTTGATCTCGTGGCGTGGCTACTGGCAAGAATTGATCGAAACGCTGGTGTGGGCACATGAGCGCACTCCGTTAGCGAACTTAATTCGCTTTAAGGATAAGCCAGTTGCATTGTCGATCGTTCAAGGTCGGTTAGTCGGTTTGGTTCACTTCGCCGCTGGGTATGTGCTGACGTATGCAGCCTTCCTGATTGCAGCGACCGCTGGTAAGTTCGGTTGATCCGACTGACTGTGGTAGATAAATAAGGAAATCCCTCGCCTTCGGGTGGGGGATTTTTGGTTTGAAGGGGAAATTGCAATTCAAGAAGGGAACAATTAGTCTGTCAATCTCAAGCCCCTTCTGCTATGCAAGTATTTTTCATTCATGGTGTTGCGACTAAAGATGCTGCTTATTCAAAGCGTTTACAGACTCTCTTGAAGGAGGAGTTTTCTAACAGAGACAAGCAACTTCCATATTTTTACGGAAGCTTCTGGGGCACTGTTGTAAATGAGAAGGGCAGGCTGTGGAACTGGGTACATCAAGACCTGAAGGAACTTAAGAAAAATTACCCGCACCTGGACACGAAGGATGTTTTCAGATATCAGGAATTTCGAGAAGATTTCATTTCTGATTTTTTTGGAGATGTTTTAACGTATTTCAACACAGAACGTGGCAGAGACGTAAGGGGGATCATTGCAGAACAGCTTCGTAAATTTCTACAACATCTACCTCAAGATGAAGAACTGCATATCATTGCTCATTCACTCGGTACAGTAGTGCTTTGGGATGTCCTATTTTCTGATCGCTTTTCAGAGGGTGATCCAGCTCATACCATTCGTGAACTGATTCAAGTTCCTGACGCTTCTGTAAATACTTCTAGGATGCGGCTTAAAAGTATTACAACTATGGGATCTCCAGTGCTGTTTTTCAATATGATGCTGGATGTTCAACCAGAAAAAGTGAAAGCCTTTGCTTCTCAGTATCAACCTAGTGAACTTCGCTGGATTAACATCATTCATGCTTCTGACATTATTGCCTATCCCCTTCAATCGGCGATGAATGCTAGATTAATGCCAAACTTCTTTTTCCGCGATAAGTATATTTGGGCGGATAGAAATGGAGCGGAGAAGGCGGCTCGTACTTTTGGTCAAGCTCACGCTGCTATGGGGGTTGGACTTGCCGACGCTCACAGTTCATATTGGACAAGTCGTGGTGCAGCTCGTTTAATTACGGCAAACTTGCTCGACGATCGTGGTGAAATTGATTCTGCTAAAGTAGACACAGAGTAGGTCTATTGGCTCTCGCGCTAGAATTGACTAACTCAGCTTTCAATGAAATCAATATGTCGATCGTCAATCTCCAAGTTTCATTTGAATCGCTAATTGAGGCTGTCACTTCATTAAGCCTAGAAGACAAGCGGAAACTAGCTGATATTTTAGAAGACGCTATCTTCGAGACAGAGGAGGACTTAGAAAACGATCCAGAAGTGTTGGCGGAGGTAGAGGAGGCTCGAAAGGATTATCGAGAAGGTAATTATCAAACAATTCAGGAATATGCTGCTCAACGCTCTGAGCGCGAAACATGAGCTATGCTGTCAATGTGCCAAAAGCTGTTGGAAAGCAGCTTGATAAATTACCGACTGACGTTCGAGAAAGGCTAGTTGAGAAAATTTTATTGCTGACAGATGATGCTCGCCCTGATGGAGTCAAGAAGCTGAAGGGATCTGAGAGCGAGTATCGGCTCAGGGTTGGGAATTACCGAATACGTTACGAGATTGACGATGAAGCGTTGTCTATCACGATATTGAGTTGCAGACATCGTAAGGAAAGTTATCGCAATAAGTAGCGCGATCGGGCAATAAACTTCCTCAATGTCGGCTAAAACACCTGCCAAAATTAAAACCCTCGTGTACAACTGCACAAATGCTTGAGGGTTCATTCGATGACTCAGAATAGTTTCAAGGTTGGAACGTTTAACGTCTACAATCTATCGCTGGCAAACGTTCCTTTCTACAATCAGAAATACAGCGAATCCGTTTATGCTAAGAAGATTCGATGGATTGGGCATCAGCTTGATTCGATGAAAGCTGACGTTGTGGGATTTCAGGAAGTTTGGCAGCAGCAAGCGCTCCAAGATGCGATCGACCAAAGCGAATTTCTTAAAGATGCCAATGTCGTTCTCGCGAAGGAACAAACGACTACACCCTCTGTTGCGATCGCGTCTCGTTTCCCGATAATCAGCCATGAAGCGATCGCTGATTTTCCCGAAGCTGCATTGCTCAAAATTGAAGGGGAAGAGTTAGCGCTAAAACAGTTCTCGCGTCCGGTGCTGTGTGTTCGAGTTGAACTTCGAGAAGGTGTGGAATGCACATTTGTTGTGGCGCATCTGAAATCGAAGCGACCAGACATAGCAGAAGGGGCTGATCCGAATGATCCATTAGAGCAAGCAAAGGGACAAGTTCGATCGCTGATTCGTCGATCGGCAGAATCCGTTGCACTGCGATCAATTTTGATCAATCTGATGCAAGGGAACAATCATCCAGTGATTGCAATGGGCGATTTGAATGATGAAAGCTTAGCTGTGACGACACAATTGATTTCGGGTGAGCCGCCGTTTAGAAGATTGTCGATCGAGCGCAAAAAAGCGGTGTGGGATGTGTTGCTCTATCACGTCAAAGATATTCAGGCACGTCAAAGCTATGGCGATTTCTACTACACCCACATCCACAACGGACATTATGGGAGCCTCGATCACATTTTGGTGAGCCAAGAATTTGTTGAGCAGAACCGCGATCGCGTGGGTCGAGTGGGATATGTTTCAGTGTTCAATGATCATCTAATTGATGAAACGCTGAGCAAAGATGAGGTCGAAGATTGGCAATCGGATCATGGTCAGGTGGTGGCATTGATCGAACTTGCAAAGCTGTAGTTTCATCTAATACAAATCTGCTGCAACTGGAAAATCAACCGATTCCAAAAGGCTATCAAGTGCAGGCTTATCGCTGTCAGAAACGATATGGCTGTGATTGGGTGTGGAGCCGTTAGTGGACAGTCCTGAGATACCAGAAATTAGCGATCGACGATTTCGCCAACTGCACGAATTCTATGAGCCTTGGAAAAATCTTACCCGTGAGGGTAATGGCAGAGAGCAGTCACATAATGCCAAAGTTTTATTAGATAACCAAAGAGGGTAATTTATGCCAGACGGACTTCTAGAAGACGATATTCAGATTAAAGCTCCTGCATTGGATGCCGCTCAACACCCATCACTACGAGGTGTAACGGCTGACAAGGGATCAGGAGTTGTTGGGGTTAGCCACTCTAAAAAGAGTTTAGGACTACTAGGCGGAAGCGATCGTGTTTTCCGTCAGAGTGCAGGTGTGTATGGTGAGAGTATTCAGCAAGGAGTTTTTGGACACTCTACTGATCCGACTGGGACTGGGGTATATGGTAACAGCGTCGGTTCTGGTTTTGGGGTTCGCGGTGAGAGCACTGATGGTATTGCCGTACAGGGACAAAGTTTTGGTGGTGGACTTGCTGGGAAATTTATCGGCAATGTTGAGGTTACAGATAACTTGGTTGTTCAAGGCAGAAATATCAATGCTCTTTTCTCACAGATACAATCGTTGGGAAATCTTGTAGGACGAGTGCAAGGACTAGAAGGGCGAGTGCAAACACTAGAACAGGAAAATCAGCGACTTAAGCAAGAGATTGCAGAACTCAAGAACCAATCATCTGGAGGGAAACTACCAGCGGGTTCTCCAAATCCGCAAATTTCAGTCACGAAGAAAGATGGCAAGTTTGTAGTGACAGGATCTGGGTTTTTAGCAAGTACAACAATTTCTATTCGCGTTGTAGATACAAATCAGCCTCAGAGCTATTTTACATACTCACAAAGTTCAGAATCAGATGGAGCACTAAATTTTCAGCAATCGATTAGTTGTGTCATGGGTGCTTCTCTCTCTTTCAGCGCATCGGATGGGCGTGTCACTTCAGGCAATCAGATTTGGAGCAATATTTTTCGGATCACTTGTTGATCATTAAAGTTGGTATCTCCTCTGCTAGAAATCTTCTTTTGAAGAAAGTTCTATATCGGGTAAATGTATTGATGTGGAACAGCGATCGCGTAACCAAAAGCTATTTCGCATTTGACTGACTTGCTTTCGCTTGTCGATCGTGAAGATCGAGCTTTGCCCGAAGCTCATCTTTAATGCGATTCATAATCGAATCCTCATCCAACGAAGCCAAAATTCTCGTCACAACCGCTTTCGGGCTTTCTGTGCCCCAAGAGGCATCATTGGCAAGATACGCTTTGGTTACTTGAGCGATCGCATAAGTCGAAACCCCCGCCACCGCGCCCTGAGTCAAAGCCACCGATAGATAAGGCGCGATCGACAATCCCCCCGTTGCCGGAGCCGATAACCCTAACAAGCCTTTCAGCGAACTCAATCCCAAGTTCGTCAACAATTCAGTCGCGCTAATGCCACCCATCGCGATCGCAATACGCTGCAACAATTTGATTGCACCTTGTTGAGTCATGTGGATGCCGTAGAGCTTCGATAAGCTCATGATCATTGCAACATCGATCGCGGCACTGCTGATGATATCGAGAACCAT contains:
- a CDS encoding MAPEG family protein, whose translation is MSNPVPVSTLFIGLNGLIAFALSCIVVMERTSTRVWHGETRSDISNQPNYLEKPGKWAAFIETYTQKSVSTKDKDDGLLQRKVRAFGNFIEYTPLALLFILTLELADSQRWLLWLLGGTLTLGRIAHAWGLIKTYGPSPGRAIGFFLTWFVYLVGAGACVYYGILEIF
- the psaA gene encoding photosystem I core protein PsaA is translated as MTISPPEREAKARVVVDKDPVPTSFEKWGQPGHFDRTLSKGPKTTTWIWNLHANAHDFDSHTSDLEDVSRKIFSAHFGHLAVVFIWLSGMYFHGAKFSNYEAWLANPTGIKPSAQVVWPIFGQEILNADVGGGFHGIQITSGFFQLWRAAGFTNSFQLYVTAIGGLVMAGLMLFAGWFHYHKRAPKLEWFQNVESMLNHHLSGLFGLGSLSWAGHQIHVALPINELLDRGVPADKIPLPHEFILNPQLMADIYPSFAKGLIPFFTLNWGEYADFLTFKGGLNPVTGGLWLTDTAHHHLAIAVLFLIAGHMYRTNWGIGHNIKEILEAHKGPFTGEGHKGLYENLTTSWHAQLAINLAMVGSLSIIVAQHMYAMPPYPYLATDYATQLSIFTHHMWIGGFFIVGGAAHAAIFMVRDYDPVANQNNNLDRVLRHRDAIISHLNWVCIFLGFHSFGLYVHNDTMRALGRPQDMFSDTAIQLQPVFAQWIQNLHTLAPGGTAPNALAPASYAFGGGTIAVGGKVAMMPIALGTADFMVHHIHAFTIHVTVLILLKGVLFARSSRLIPDKANLGFRFPCDGPGRGGTCQVSGWDHVFLGLFWMYNSLSIAIFHFSWKMQSDVWGTVAPDGTVDHVTGGNFAQSAITINGWLRDFLWAQAAQVIGSYGSALSAYGLLFLGAHFVWAFSLMFLFSGRGYWQELIESIVWAHNKLKVAPAIQPRALSIIQGRAVGVAHYLLGGIVTTWAFFLARSISIG
- the psaB gene encoding photosystem I core protein PsaB translates to MATKFPKFSQDLAQDPTTRRIWYGIATAHDFESHDGMTEEKLYQKLFATHFGHLAIIFLWTSGNLFHVAWQGNFEQWIKDPLNIRPIAHAIWDPQFGKPAVEAFTQGGANYPVNITYSGLYHWWYTIGMRTNGDLYQGSIFLLILSAVLLFAGWLHLQPKFRPSLAWFKNAESRLNHHLAGLFGVSSLAWAGHLIHVAIPESRGQHVGWDNFLTTMPHPAGLGPFFSGNWSAYSENPDTANHIFGTAQGSGSAILTFLGGFHPQTESLWLTDMAHHHLAIAVIFIVAGHMYRTNFGIGHSIRDILNAHKPPAGGLGDGHTGLYDTVNNSLHFQLGLALGALGTVTSLVAQHMYSMPPYAFMAKDFTTQAALYTHHQYIAGFLMVGAFAHGAIFWVRDYDPDQNKNNVLARILGHKEAIISHLSWVSLFLGFHTLGLYVHNDVVVAFGTPEKQILIEPVFAQFVQAAHGKALYGFNTLLSNADSIASNSGAAYLPGWLDGINSGVNSLFLTIGPGDFLVHHAIALGLHTTTLVLVKGALDARGSKLMPDKKDFGYAFPCDGPGRGGTCDISAWDSFYLAMFWMLNTIGWVTFYWHWKHLSIWSGNVAQFNESSTYLMGWLRDYLWQYSAPLINGYNPYGMNNLAVWAWMFLFGHLVWATGFMFLISWRGYWQELIETLVWAHERTPLANLIRFKDKPVALSIVQGRLVGLVHFAAGYVLTYAAFLIAATAGKFG
- a CDS encoding type II toxin-antitoxin system RelE/ParE family toxin → MSYAVNVPKAVGKQLDKLPTDVRERLVEKILLLTDDARPDGVKKLKGSESEYRLRVGNYRIRYEIDDEALSITILSCRHRKESYRNK
- a CDS encoding endonuclease/exonuclease/phosphatase family protein, translated to MTQNSFKVGTFNVYNLSLANVPFYNQKYSESVYAKKIRWIGHQLDSMKADVVGFQEVWQQQALQDAIDQSEFLKDANVVLAKEQTTTPSVAIASRFPIISHEAIADFPEAALLKIEGEELALKQFSRPVLCVRVELREGVECTFVVAHLKSKRPDIAEGADPNDPLEQAKGQVRSLIRRSAESVALRSILINLMQGNNHPVIAMGDLNDESLAVTTQLISGEPPFRRLSIERKKAVWDVLLYHVKDIQARQSYGDFYYTHIHNGHYGSLDHILVSQEFVEQNRDRVGRVGYVSVFNDHLIDETLSKDEVEDWQSDHGQVVALIELAKL